One region of Mucilaginibacter sp. 14171R-50 genomic DNA includes:
- a CDS encoding DUF3472 domain-containing protein, which translates to MKKISLFLYIAVAVAISANAQSTKAIIPLGGNAWATGSAVITDAGLTNWKSPHDVTSIYLRVSAAQKLSLALMLRVPAGKSKISISIGKNTVIKQINNTVFDTLNIGDVMVKPGYLKIDLKGVSKTGDVYADVADLLVNNINPENELTYVKTGTSFHFGRRGPSVHLRYNIPPELKKDVKWFYNEITVPRKMDVIGSYFMADGFNGGYFGMQVNSATERRILFSVWSPFNTDDPKSIPDSLKIKLLKKGKAVHGGEFGDEGSGGQSYMNYPWVAGQTYGFLLGAEPDSLHNTTTYTAWFKEVSTGNWQLIASFARPKTNSYLSGLYSFVENFEPDNGDKVRMALFTGHWLADSNGKWHQSPGATYTGDETARKNYRKDYAGGLKDGKLYLRNGGFFDDLVPLNQHFMPATTTPQPIIDFKSLPR; encoded by the coding sequence ATGAAAAAGATTTCCCTGTTCTTGTATATTGCTGTTGCTGTTGCAATAAGCGCAAATGCTCAATCAACCAAAGCTATAATCCCGTTGGGCGGTAATGCATGGGCCACCGGGAGCGCGGTGATAACGGATGCCGGTTTAACAAACTGGAAAAGCCCTCACGATGTAACAAGCATATACCTTAGGGTTAGTGCCGCGCAAAAGCTGTCGCTGGCATTAATGCTGCGTGTACCCGCGGGTAAAAGCAAGATCAGTATAAGTATTGGTAAAAACACGGTTATAAAGCAAATAAACAATACTGTCTTCGATACATTAAACATTGGCGACGTAATGGTAAAGCCGGGTTATCTAAAGATAGACCTGAAAGGGGTTAGCAAAACAGGTGATGTTTATGCCGATGTGGCAGACCTTTTGGTTAACAATATAAACCCGGAGAATGAGCTTACTTACGTAAAAACAGGGACATCGTTTCATTTTGGGCGCAGGGGGCCTTCTGTGCATTTGCGTTACAATATCCCGCCTGAATTAAAAAAAGATGTTAAGTGGTTTTACAACGAAATAACCGTTCCGCGAAAAATGGATGTGATAGGCTCTTATTTTATGGCGGATGGTTTCAACGGGGGATATTTTGGGATGCAGGTTAACTCGGCTACCGAGCGAAGGATATTGTTTTCAGTATGGAGCCCCTTCAATACCGACGACCCCAAAAGCATCCCCGATAGCTTGAAGATAAAGCTGTTAAAAAAAGGAAAGGCCGTACACGGTGGCGAGTTTGGCGATGAAGGTTCTGGCGGCCAAAGTTACATGAACTACCCATGGGTAGCAGGCCAAACCTACGGTTTTTTACTGGGCGCCGAGCCTGACAGTTTGCACAACACCACTACTTATACGGCCTGGTTTAAAGAAGTTAGCACGGGCAACTGGCAATTGATTGCCAGTTTTGCCAGGCCAAAAACCAACAGTTATTTAAGCGGACTCTACTCGTTTGTAGAAAATTTCGAACCTGATAACGGCGACAAAGTGCGTATGGCCCTTTTTACCGGCCACTGGCTGGCCGATAGCAACGGCAAATGGCACCAATCGCCCGGGGCTACCTATACCGGCGACGAAACTGCCCGAAAAAACTATCGGAAGGACTATGCGGGCGGCTTAAAAGATGGCAAGCTTTACCTCAGGAACGGTGGTTTTTTCGATGACCTGGTTCCGCTGAATCAACATTTTATGCCGGCCACTACCACACCTCAACCGATCATCGATTTTAAAAGCCTACCCCGGTAA
- a CDS encoding iron chaperone, translating to MKKPEDVDEYIGSFPAGVQKRLRQMREIITKAAPQAKEIISYSMPAYKQYGNLVYFGGWESHVGFYPGASGIAKFKHELAAYKGAKGSVQFPHSEPLPTELIAKIVAFRIQEDAEHAAAKKFKRSKALPG from the coding sequence ATGAAAAAACCAGAAGATGTTGACGAGTACATCGGCAGCTTTCCTGCCGGTGTACAAAAAAGGCTGCGCCAAATGCGGGAGATCATCACAAAAGCTGCCCCGCAGGCCAAAGAAATTATCAGCTATAGTATGCCTGCTTACAAACAGTATGGCAACCTGGTATATTTTGGGGGATGGGAAAGCCATGTTGGTTTTTACCCGGGAGCCAGCGGCATAGCAAAGTTTAAGCACGAGCTGGCAGCATACAAGGGGGCAAAAGGGTCGGTGCAGTTTCCGCACAGCGAGCCACTGCCAACTGAGCTGATCGCAAAGATCGTGGCCTTCAGAATACAGGAAGATGCTGAACATGCAGCGGCAAAAAAATTCAAAAGATCAAAGGCATTACCGGGGTAG
- a CDS encoding VOC family protein, whose product MTKDLWMNLPVKDINRSREFFNAIGFGFKDGPGNSDTMAPLVVGTKETIVMLIVENVFKGATQNPISDTAKGTEVIFSFSAESREEVEEVARKVTAAGGNVFAPPAEIQGWMYGCAFTDPDGHRWNALFMDMSKR is encoded by the coding sequence ATGACAAAAGACCTATGGATGAACCTGCCGGTAAAAGATATTAACCGCTCGAGAGAATTTTTTAATGCTATTGGTTTTGGCTTTAAAGACGGCCCCGGTAACAGCGATACCATGGCGCCGCTTGTAGTTGGAACAAAAGAAACTATTGTGATGCTTATTGTGGAAAATGTATTTAAGGGAGCAACTCAAAACCCTATATCAGATACCGCCAAGGGCACCGAAGTGATCTTTTCTTTCAGCGCCGAAAGCCGCGAAGAAGTAGAAGAGGTTGCCCGTAAAGTAACAGCCGCCGGCGGCAATGTTTTTGCCCCGCCTGCCGAAATTCAGGGCTGGATGTATGGCTGTGCGTTTACAGACCCTGACGGCCACCGTTGGAACGCGCTGTTTATGGATATGAGCAAAAGATAA
- a CDS encoding ATP-binding protein, with protein sequence MCLYIDVITWTMMSRIKYFFIFGKTLPLTSLPVNIDLTNCDREPIHIPGKIQSHGFLIVIDGGCIIQYHSENISDYLDDMPAELLGRHVNSIEPLIGKNEPPDFINQLIVFGRTNGFEQTNPFNTDIQGKLFHLIISVSADKYLLEFEPARSDSRTDVHKMIGRSISEMLADKSLQNLLNNSAAQVKSIIGYDRVMIYRFAEDGHGEVIAEARNPDLQSWLGLHYPASDIPKQARELYKHNLTRLIANVNTEATGILTSADNDVPLDMTNAQLRAVSPIHIQYLKNMGVDSSFSISLLYKKELWGLIACHNYSPRFIDYRSRESAKLIGQILSSALEFRQDEENQQLQERYKSAVDQLSRLMLKDNNIEYALTGHNVTLLNTVDATGAVLIFENSVTKLGITPTDTQISGLVHWLKNNVAETFYYTSKLPSEFAEAALYRDVASGIMVSMLSRELGEYVIWFKPELRQTITWAGNPEKPVEVNADGISHISPRHSFEAWSQTVSGTSKKWTNEEIKSAVRLRSEITYAINQKAGAIRLLNEKLKQAYEELDTFSFTISHDLKNPISIIKSFTQILLRDADMKPQTVKILERINKGTDKMNNMINEVLDYSRIGRSELVLSEVDPAQMINDTVRDLLLIYNLDEGSINIGNTPKIQGDPVMLSQVFSNIISNAVKYSTMARPQRVSIAGIENDEEVIYTISDNGLGIDIKQLPRIFELFHRTDNVGDIEGTGVGLAIVKRIVEKHRGKIWVDSEPGKGSTFTIAFKKQVLY encoded by the coding sequence ATGTGCCTGTATATTGATGTTATTACATGGACAATGATGAGCCGTATCAAATATTTTTTCATATTTGGCAAAACATTACCTTTAACATCGCTGCCTGTGAATATCGATCTTACAAATTGTGATAGGGAACCAATACACATACCCGGCAAAATACAATCGCATGGTTTTTTGATCGTGATTGACGGGGGGTGCATTATTCAGTATCACAGCGAGAACATATCAGATTACCTTGATGATATGCCTGCCGAATTGTTAGGCCGACACGTTAACAGCATTGAGCCCCTGATAGGCAAAAACGAACCGCCCGATTTCATCAATCAACTGATAGTGTTTGGCCGCACAAATGGCTTTGAACAAACAAATCCTTTCAATACCGATATTCAAGGCAAATTATTTCACCTTATCATCTCAGTTTCGGCCGATAAATACCTGCTGGAGTTTGAGCCTGCACGTTCTGACAGCAGGACTGATGTGCATAAAATGATAGGGCGTTCCATATCAGAAATGCTTGCCGATAAAAGTCTGCAAAACCTTTTAAATAACAGCGCGGCACAGGTTAAAAGCATTATTGGTTACGATAGGGTGATGATATATCGCTTTGCCGAAGATGGGCATGGCGAAGTAATTGCAGAGGCCAGGAACCCGGACCTGCAATCGTGGCTGGGCCTGCACTATCCCGCATCTGATATCCCTAAGCAGGCACGCGAACTTTACAAGCATAACTTAACCCGCTTAATTGCGAATGTAAACACAGAGGCAACCGGTATTTTAACATCGGCAGATAATGATGTGCCGCTGGATATGACAAACGCGCAATTGCGCGCGGTATCGCCCATCCATATCCAGTACCTTAAAAACATGGGGGTCGATTCGAGTTTTAGCATCTCGCTGCTCTATAAAAAAGAGCTGTGGGGATTAATAGCATGTCATAATTATTCGCCGCGCTTTATTGATTACCGCTCCCGCGAATCGGCAAAGCTCATTGGTCAGATACTATCATCCGCGCTGGAATTCAGGCAGGACGAAGAAAACCAGCAGCTGCAGGAACGCTATAAGAGCGCGGTTGACCAACTAAGCCGGCTAATGCTGAAGGATAATAATATTGAGTATGCCTTAACCGGGCACAATGTTACCCTTTTAAACACTGTAGATGCAACAGGCGCCGTGCTGATCTTTGAGAATAGTGTTACGAAGCTGGGCATAACCCCAACGGATACTCAAATAAGCGGGCTTGTACACTGGCTAAAAAACAACGTTGCTGAAACTTTTTATTACACCAGCAAGCTTCCTTCGGAGTTTGCCGAAGCCGCCCTTTACCGCGATGTGGCATCGGGCATTATGGTTAGTATGCTGTCGCGCGAGTTGGGCGAATATGTAATTTGGTTCAAACCCGAGCTTCGGCAAACCATCACCTGGGCCGGAAACCCCGAAAAACCTGTGGAAGTAAATGCTGATGGCATATCGCATATATCGCCGCGCCATTCTTTCGAAGCCTGGTCGCAAACGGTATCAGGCACCTCAAAAAAATGGACTAATGAAGAGATTAAGTCCGCGGTTCGCTTACGAAGCGAGATCACTTATGCTATCAATCAAAAAGCCGGTGCTATCCGCCTGCTAAATGAGAAGTTAAAGCAAGCATACGAAGAACTGGATACCTTCAGTTTCACCATATCGCACGATCTTAAAAACCCAATATCGATCATTAAAAGCTTTACACAAATTTTGCTTAGGGATGCTGATATGAAGCCGCAGACTGTAAAAATATTGGAACGCATAAATAAGGGCACAGATAAAATGAACAATATGATCAACGAGGTGCTTGATTATTCGCGCATCGGCCGGTCGGAGTTAGTTCTGTCAGAGGTAGACCCTGCGCAAATGATAAACGATACGGTGCGAGATCTGCTTTTGATATACAATCTTGACGAAGGCAGTATAAATATTGGCAATACCCCTAAAATACAGGGCGACCCGGTGATGCTTTCGCAAGTTTTTTCTAATATCATCAGCAACGCGGTAAAATACTCAACAATGGCCCGGCCCCAGCGGGTAAGTATCGCGGGTATAGAAAACGACGAAGAAGTGATCTACACCATAAGCGATAATGGGCTGGGTATAGATATAAAGCAGCTGCCCCGCATATTTGAGCTGTTTCACCGTACAGATAATGTGGGCGATATAGAAGGCACTGGCGTTGGGCTTGCTATTGTAAAACGTATTGTAGAGAAGCACCGCGGTAAAATATGGGTTGACAGCGAGCCGGGTAAGGGCTCTACCTTTACCATCGCGTTTAAAAAACAGGTGCTTTATTAA
- a CDS encoding biliverdin-producing heme oxygenase, with product MLSDKLKEETKHNHQALEKALIGQLRAIRSVSEYITLLQLFYGYFGGLEMLMDNAIDDKSLADGTERRKTQAIANDILILGGTVPAIATGYNLPAIHSQLQALGALYVIEGSSLGGKIISKMIQQQLGTDMGLSFFSGYGDKTDEMWASFKKVLDTQCHTPEQEAVVTAAANETFSKFYYWFNKAPVF from the coding sequence ATGCTGTCAGATAAATTGAAAGAAGAAACAAAACACAATCACCAGGCATTGGAAAAAGCGCTTATTGGGCAGTTAAGAGCTATTCGGTCGGTTTCGGAGTACATTACGCTTTTGCAGCTTTTCTACGGTTATTTTGGCGGTTTGGAAATGTTGATGGATAATGCTATTGATGACAAGAGCTTAGCCGATGGTACAGAACGGCGCAAAACACAGGCTATTGCCAATGATATTTTGATATTAGGAGGCACAGTGCCTGCAATAGCAACGGGGTATAATTTGCCGGCCATACATAGCCAGTTACAAGCGCTTGGCGCTTTATATGTTATTGAAGGCTCATCCCTTGGCGGAAAGATAATTAGTAAAATGATACAACAGCAGTTAGGGACGGATATGGGGCTGTCGTTTTTCTCCGGCTATGGTGATAAAACGGATGAGATGTGGGCCTCCTTTAAGAAAGTGCTTGACACCCAGTGCCACACCCCCGAGCAGGAAGCTGTGGTAACAGCCGCCGCTAACGAAACTTTTTCAAAATTTTATTATTGGTTTAATAAAGCACCTGTTTTTTAA
- a CDS encoding glycoside hydrolase family 3 N-terminal domain-containing protein yields MRRNYLLLLALLPYCASAQTKRWTETKTGTIALVTNKGGQSLGYSTVSGVKILTVDGLAFKDLNKNGKLDKYEDWRLPVDVRAKDLASKMSVEQIAGLMLYSRHQMIPSIPVGPFAGTYNGKKLEESGANPYDLSDQQKQFLANDNVRHVLVTSVQSPEVAARWSNNVQAFVEGIGMGIPANNSSDPRHGTVANAEFNAGAGGNISMWPGSLGMAATFDPSVTQNFGHIAAQEYRALGIATALSPQVDIATDPRWNRVSGTFGEDPQLAADMARAYIDGFQTSTGAKEIANGWGYNSVNAMVKHWPGGGAGEGGRDAHYGFGKYAVYPGNNFNEAMIPFTQGAFKLSGKTGMAAAVMPYYTISFNQDTKNHENVANNYNKYIITDLLRNKYHYDGVVCTDWLVTGDETVINSFLSGKSWGMEKATVAGRHYKILMAGVDQFGGNNDMVPVLDAYKMGVKEHGEAFMRARFEQSAVRLLRGSFRTGLFENPYLDVETTKKTVGNPEFMRAGYEAQLKSIVMLKNKGNVLPLPTGKTVYVPKKFTPAGKNFLGMPTPEKLEYPVNIETVKKYFKVTDNPDEADYALVFISSPIGHGGYSEDDAKSGGNGYLPISLQYEKYTAETARDTSIAGGDPLEKFTNRSYKGKSETSTNVTDMAMVNDTYAKMKGKPVIVSVNLKNPMVFAEIEKQANAIIADFDVQGQASLDIITGKAEPSALLPLQMPLDMKVVEAQYEDVPHDMKCYTDSEGHTYDFGYGLNWKGIIKDSRTSKYSKPAAKP; encoded by the coding sequence ATGAGAAGAAATTACCTGTTGCTTTTGGCATTATTGCCATACTGTGCATCGGCACAAACAAAAAGATGGACTGAAACAAAAACAGGCACCATTGCCCTGGTAACCAACAAAGGCGGCCAAAGCCTGGGTTACTCTACCGTGTCGGGTGTTAAAATACTTACCGTTGATGGGTTGGCATTTAAAGACCTGAACAAAAACGGCAAACTGGATAAGTATGAAGACTGGCGCTTGCCGGTTGATGTGCGTGCCAAAGACCTTGCTTCGAAAATGAGCGTTGAACAAATTGCGGGGCTGATGCTTTACAGCCGCCATCAAATGATCCCCAGCATCCCTGTTGGGCCGTTTGCGGGTACTTATAACGGAAAAAAGCTGGAGGAAAGCGGCGCAAACCCATATGACCTCTCTGATCAGCAGAAACAGTTTTTAGCGAATGACAACGTACGCCACGTGCTTGTTACCTCGGTGCAAAGCCCTGAAGTTGCCGCAAGGTGGAGCAACAACGTGCAGGCCTTTGTAGAGGGTATTGGTATGGGTATCCCGGCTAATAACAGCTCGGACCCGAGGCACGGCACCGTAGCCAATGCCGAATTTAATGCAGGGGCAGGGGGCAATATCTCTATGTGGCCCGGTTCGCTGGGCATGGCCGCTACCTTTGACCCATCAGTGACGCAAAACTTTGGGCACATTGCCGCGCAGGAGTACAGGGCGCTGGGCATTGCAACCGCGTTATCGCCGCAGGTTGATATAGCTACCGACCCGCGCTGGAACCGCGTAAGCGGAACCTTTGGCGAAGACCCGCAGTTGGCCGCGGATATGGCACGCGCATATATAGATGGCTTCCAAACCTCAACAGGTGCTAAAGAAATTGCCAACGGATGGGGATATAACAGCGTTAATGCTATGGTAAAACACTGGCCTGGCGGCGGCGCAGGCGAAGGCGGCCGCGACGCCCATTACGGGTTTGGCAAATATGCCGTTTACCCAGGTAACAATTTCAATGAAGCGATGATACCCTTTACACAAGGCGCCTTTAAGCTTTCGGGCAAAACCGGGATGGCAGCGGCGGTGATGCCTTATTATACCATCAGCTTTAACCAGGATACCAAAAACCACGAAAACGTGGCCAACAATTACAACAAATACATAATTACCGACCTGCTGCGCAATAAATATCATTACGACGGCGTGGTTTGTACCGACTGGCTGGTAACCGGCGACGAAACGGTTATCAATAGCTTTTTGTCGGGTAAATCATGGGGGATGGAAAAGGCTACCGTTGCCGGGCGTCACTACAAGATACTGATGGCCGGGGTTGACCAGTTTGGTGGCAACAACGATATGGTACCTGTATTAGATGCGTACAAAATGGGCGTAAAAGAACACGGCGAGGCATTTATGCGCGCCCGTTTCGAGCAATCGGCTGTGCGTTTATTACGTGGAAGTTTCCGTACAGGATTATTTGAGAACCCATACCTCGACGTGGAAACAACAAAGAAAACGGTAGGTAATCCGGAATTTATGAGGGCGGGTTACGAGGCGCAGCTAAAGTCGATTGTGATGCTCAAAAACAAGGGCAATGTATTGCCGTTGCCAACCGGCAAAACCGTTTATGTGCCTAAAAAATTCACCCCTGCAGGAAAAAACTTTTTGGGGATGCCGACACCTGAAAAGCTGGAATACCCGGTGAATATAGAAACGGTTAAAAAATACTTTAAAGTAACCGATAACCCGGACGAGGCAGATTACGCGCTGGTATTTATAAGCAGCCCTATCGGCCACGGTGGCTACAGCGAAGATGACGCAAAAAGCGGGGGCAATGGTTATTTGCCGATTTCTTTACAATATGAAAAGTACACTGCCGAAACCGCGCGCGACACCAGTATTGCGGGTGGAGATCCGCTCGAAAAATTCACCAACCGCAGTTATAAAGGCAAATCCGAAACGTCAACCAACGTAACCGATATGGCTATGGTTAATGATACCTACGCCAAAATGAAGGGCAAGCCGGTTATAGTTTCAGTGAACCTGAAAAACCCAATGGTATTTGCCGAGATCGAAAAACAAGCTAACGCGATAATTGCCGATTTTGATGTGCAGGGCCAAGCCAGTCTGGATATTATTACCGGCAAGGCAGAACCATCTGCGTTACTGCCGCTGCAAATGCCATTGGATATGAAGGTAGTAGAAGCACAATACGAGGATGTACCGCACGATATGAAATGTTATACTGATTCGGAGGGCCATACGTACGATTTTGGCTACGGCTTAAATTGGAAAGGGATCATTAAAGACAGCCGCACGTCAAAGTATAGCAAACCCGCTGCAAAACCGTAA
- a CDS encoding carboxylesterase/lipase family protein, with the protein MKRFLTLSALLLSACFANAQTAFNVVQTDAGKISGTLSGDKSVHIFKGIPFAAPPVGELRWKAPQPVTPWAGVKDCTQFAKSPMQGKPNEFGVYTREFLIKDEPLSEDCLYLNVWTGAKTAAERRPVMVWIYGGGFVSGGTNVPIYDGEALAKKGIILVSIPYRVGILGFFAHPELTKESPNHTSGNYGLRDLLAALKWIKTNIAAFGGDPNNVTIAGQSAGSMAVNSLVASPLGKGLFQKAVAESGANFLAGPFGGADLPRAERSGVETAKRVGASSLAELRKLPAEALLKQFGGGPIIDGYVLPQSIGAIFAANKENQVPVLTGWNADDAFIGRLQNATDYKVEARKRYGAKAEEFFKLFPAATDAEAEASQIAISRDQTFGIQNYTWAKVQSAKGKAKVYLYRFTRRLPATTDFKKYGAFHTGEVAYVFNNLKFLNRPFEPVDHQLADVISSYWVNFVKTGNPNGSGLPAWPAFNPTTNQVMILGEKPAATTLPDKAALEFMVRDAMKR; encoded by the coding sequence ATGAAACGCTTCCTTACTTTATCAGCCTTATTGTTAAGCGCCTGCTTTGCCAACGCGCAAACTGCTTTTAACGTAGTGCAAACCGATGCAGGTAAAATATCAGGCACCCTTAGCGGGGATAAAAGCGTTCATATATTTAAGGGCATTCCGTTTGCCGCCCCGCCTGTTGGCGAGCTGCGCTGGAAGGCGCCACAGCCGGTAACACCCTGGGCGGGAGTAAAAGATTGCACCCAATTTGCCAAAAGCCCCATGCAGGGCAAGCCCAACGAGTTTGGCGTTTACACCCGCGAGTTTTTGATAAAAGACGAACCGCTTAGCGAAGACTGCCTGTATCTGAACGTGTGGACCGGCGCAAAAACAGCTGCAGAAAGGCGTCCTGTAATGGTGTGGATCTACGGCGGTGGTTTTGTAAGCGGGGGCACTAACGTACCTATTTACGATGGCGAAGCGCTGGCCAAAAAAGGCATTATACTGGTGAGCATCCCATACCGCGTGGGGATATTGGGTTTTTTTGCACATCCTGAACTGACCAAAGAATCGCCCAACCATACCTCGGGCAATTATGGATTGAGGGACTTGCTGGCGGCTTTAAAATGGATAAAAACAAATATAGCAGCGTTTGGCGGCGACCCAAACAATGTAACTATCGCGGGGCAGTCGGCAGGATCAATGGCGGTAAATAGTTTGGTGGCATCGCCGTTAGGCAAAGGGCTGTTTCAAAAGGCCGTTGCCGAAAGTGGTGCCAACTTCCTGGCCGGGCCATTTGGCGGCGCTGATTTACCCAGGGCAGAACGTAGCGGTGTAGAAACAGCCAAAAGAGTTGGTGCATCCTCATTGGCGGAGTTAAGGAAACTGCCGGCCGAAGCTCTATTAAAGCAGTTCGGCGGTGGCCCTATTATTGACGGGTACGTACTGCCGCAAAGTATCGGCGCTATTTTCGCGGCGAATAAAGAGAACCAGGTGCCGGTATTAACCGGTTGGAACGCTGACGATGCCTTTATCGGCAGGCTGCAAAACGCCACGGATTATAAGGTGGAAGCTAGAAAACGATATGGCGCAAAAGCCGAAGAGTTCTTTAAGCTTTTCCCGGCGGCGACTGATGCCGAAGCAGAAGCATCACAGATCGCCATCTCCCGCGATCAAACCTTCGGAATACAAAACTACACCTGGGCAAAAGTTCAAAGCGCCAAAGGCAAGGCAAAAGTTTACCTGTACCGCTTTACCCGCCGCCTGCCCGCAACCACAGACTTTAAAAAGTACGGCGCGTTCCACACCGGTGAGGTAGCTTATGTATTTAATAACTTAAAATTTTTGAACCGCCCGTTCGAGCCGGTGGATCATCAACTGGCTGATGTGATATCGTCGTACTGGGTAAACTTTGTTAAAACCGGTAACCCAAATGGCAGCGGACTTCCAGCGTGGCCGGCGTTCAACCCCACCACAAACCAGGTAATGATATTAGGCGAAAAGCCGGCAGCTACCACCTTACCTGATAAAGCTGCATTGGAATTTATGGTAAGGGATGCGATGAAAAGATGA